The Aedes albopictus strain Foshan chromosome 1, AalbF5, whole genome shotgun sequence genomic interval CGGAGGGTTCAATTTTGTCACTgtccaacattttttccggcccaTGCGAGTGGGCATTGCCAGCTAGCCGAATAGGACATTCACTCGGGCTCTTGGACGTCACACAGGTCGCCCGGCAGGCATACTTGACGTATTTTGAGCAGCGCCAGAATACGTTCTTGTTGCTCTGGCGATTTTCCACGTATTTGTACCCGTCGTAGATCAGCATGGTGCGACCTCGCTGCGTTCTGCTGAACTCGATAGCCGGTACGTCCAACGTGTCCATCACCGTCATTGTGGTGGATCCTAAAAATCGGGCGAACCAAACAAATAAGTCAGTACTAATTGGTTTCGATTTGGTTCGTCTTCAGTAGCGCTCTACGACCAACTCCAAAGCCAACACAAATATTTATAACTAAACTTTAATGTTTATTTTCAGTATTGTTCGACTTTAGTTACACTTTCTATACAGATAGATTGTGTCGACGGCTGCCCGGCAATACCCGATTCCGTATTTATCATAATTTCCGAAAGACGATTGTAGTCGGATCGTTTGAACACTCCGGCCACGTGATTGTGAGGAGTACTGTGGTGAATTTCCCCGTTCAAGGTGTGTAATCGCCCATGGCATTTGATCTTCGTGGTGTAATAGATGCAGCGCCAATAGTCCTTCTGCTTCACGGTTTTCTCCTTGACGTAGTAGAATCCATCGCACGACAGCTGTAGCCGACCTTTCTGGCTGCTGCGATAGGTAAGCACCTGGCCATTACTGCTCGTCACGGACAGATGGTGCTTGTACTCTACAAAGAAAGTTGCAACACTGTTAGTAAAGCGTGAACATTCTAATTTTTCCAAAATGAAGTACTAGAACGGTCGAAGCAAACGCAAAGGGATAAAACTATAAAATTTATTTCCAAACGACATGCTGTGATATCGACACGTACTTCTCAATCCAAAACTGTGAACATTTCTTGAGCGATGAAAGCCACCTTGTGACGCTTCAGAGGCGCATGGATGTGCTTTTCCCTGTGAATGACAAAGCGCTCGGGGTTCTTGTACTGCAATATCCGGGCTGGACACTTGAGCTTGCTGGTGGCCATTGACGAACACCGCCAAACTACTCGCTTGTGATTCTCCGACATGAACAGATACTTGACGCCATCGATAATGATCGCCGGACGGCCTCGGCTCGATTTCGTGAAGTAGATTTCTGAAAGGTAGTATGTTTGACGGTTAGAAATGGTAAGGTATGACCAAAAGGCGAAATATTATCAAGACAAAACACATGTTATCTTGCAAAAATGTTTATTTGATGCGCTTATTTGAATAAACTCGAGCTGCTGTAGTACTAGCATCAAATGACGTCAAACTTTCGTCGTGATTGTGTCTGTACTTTACAGTGATATTGGACGTGGTCTCATTAATGACGACCGTACAAGGGCACTTGCGTTTATAGTACTGGTGGCACTTCCAGTAATGCTTATCGTTTCGCTGGCGATTGCGAAAGAACTTCACTCCGTTGACCATCAGCAAGTGAGTGCCACGTTGTGTTGATCTTTGGAACTCAAACTCTGGTCTGTTGATTGGTACGGCGAATGACGTTGAAGCTAAAATTAGAATCACTCGATTAGAAGACAAGAATTAGATGATCGGCTGAGTGCACTGTTACAATATAAAAATGCGAGACAATTTTGGTATCATAAACCATTAAACTGTAGATCTTTTGTCATATTTATTTAGTATCACGATCTAATGCTGCCCAACCGTTGCTTCAACAGCTTCAGCGATCCGTACGCGCGAGGCCGCACTACTACTGGATGATTATGGTCATTCTTGCTGATGGAGAACTCATCCATCATGGTCTGAATGCGCACCTTGCACCGGTACACCAGGTACTGACTGCATCTCCAGTAGACTTTTTCGCCACGAGTTACATGTTTGTTAAATGTGTGACCTTGGTAACGAAGCTGCAACGTGCCGGCTCTACTAAGGACCATTAGTGGTTGTTTCGAGTCCAGTTCCGTAGCTGCAGAGAAATGTAAACTGGTGATCAATAGTAGAAGGTAGGAAAATACGCAGTACTAGATTAGCAGACGTTTTGTTCAATTTAATTAATGGGAGACGAATCTTTTCAGGTTGTATTTGTGTCTGTTACAATGTGCAGTACTAGAATAAATCAATTTCGTCATGGGTTTTGTCGATGATTCAAAAATAACAAGAACACATGTATGGTTCAAAACAATGGTTctagcttttttttttgttttgagtaTACTTTCACCGGAAACCTGCGGTAGGATGATCCGCAGACAAAAGATGAACTCCCTGATTTTTCACGCttcatttaaaaattaaaaaaataaataaaagctaCACTGCACTTATATTTCCGCCCAGGTATCATCGAAGTCTTTGCTCATCAACGTTTCTTCCAGTCTCGTCAGTTCGGCTTTGCTAAGCTGGCCCAAGTGTTCCTCCGGACGATCCTTATAGTAGTCGCACGTGCAGTCGTCGTTATGTTCGGCCATAATTTTCAGTTGGCCTCCTTTCAACTCGTGAAACATGACCTGGCCGGGACAGTTGTACTCTATGCAAGAGAAGAAGCTCCGGTAAGCTCGTCCCTTTGTTTTCAGATAAATCTTGTTACGCAATTGAGGTAACTGTTGTTTGGTACTGACAGCAACGAAGATGGCTGTGAGGAAAGAACGAGATTTCGAAATCAATGTTAGCACCTTCAGCGTCGACATTCAGGGAAAATCTATCAACGGTAAACTAGGTAGCATTATTCCATCATAGTCTTTATTCAACCCTCCTGTAGCTGTcgaaaatattttggtttttcagGTTTCGTTTCTGATTTTTTCCCATGCCGTACAGAAGTCGCTTCATTGGAAGATGATTGTGATAGGGATTCTTGACCCGCACCATCACACCATACTCCATCGCCACTGTCGCCTTGCATTTCAGTCGGGCAGCGTGTGCACAGCGCCAATAGGTGCATCTACCGGTCGACGTATTCTTGTGGTAAACGTAGAAAGCTCGAAACGGAAATCCATTTCTGAAAAATGGGAAATCGATTATTATTCGAGCTCCGTTGCTTATCAAGTTGAACAATATCAGAAAAACGAACAGATATGAAAATAACGCATTTAATTCGCTTTATCTTTTCATAATAGGTTATGGCAAACGGATTCTAGTACTTCTTTGAACTCTGAAGGTAACAGAGGCGGTTCCGGATGTATCCCAGCACAAGTGATTCGGAAACTTCGACGTTTTGTTTCTTGAAAACATGCACCACATGTACTGGAAGAAAAAGAAACAAGAATGTTGGAAATATATTCAAGTACTTTTTTGACGTACACCGTACTTTTTTGAACGTAAGAAagaaaaatgaagtccaaacagATCATTTGGCATCCATGTTTATAGTTGCCAGTTCTACAAAGAACACATTCATCGTCCACATATCTATGTGTACTCTATAATCTAGTACTTCAACAAAAagaataggacagattggtgaagtactagatttgtagtaatgagctgaattttagtatggtgagaaggtcaattctccgtttctgcaatgaaatggggcAAAAAGCGTTGGTATcaagatttcttgcctaatttgatgctgtttgagcaaaactttgggcaacattgttgttgttttcttaatttcttgcaacataaacaacatagttatacaaagttttgctcaaacagcatcaaattaggcaagaaatcataatacccacgctttttgcaccatttcattgcagaataggagaattgaccttctaaccatactaaaattcagctcattactacaaatctagtactacaccgaacgtgccccattatcttACCTATAACTGATTTCAGTTTGTCCTCATCCAGCGGGACCAAGTCGCCAGAATTCTCCGTTCGGGTCACACAGGCCTTCAGCAGTGTTTGCCGTCCGAAAATGACGTCAATCAAGCGTGCCGTATAGAGTGCCGCCTTAGGAGtgtacagggtgttcaataagttcggatacaccatataactttaattaatttcatatctgtaattcagattttcaaagtaaatgtatttattgaaaggtcatataacactgatcaaatatatcatatggttttgaataaagtttttttctacttttttttataagccttagatgtatctaaagtttgttagcacgctggaataattttcgataagttgctcaagctacagaagtctaaaacgttgacttttgagtttacatctcactatactatattgaaacaactaaattaatagacaaaacctttacactgctatttcagtgatgatatggtgataaatttgcaagtttagtcaaaatgagcATAAATctataaaaaaggcataaaaacattatataaagccaattttggttcaaatttgccacaatagggatataatcaagttttggaaaaggtaactatggattaaactaagatataacgcagccttgctttttggcaaaacaaaaatcattaaaccaggtacagcggcaattttagcaattttaaagatcaaaataaaatgagtccgtatttcacccaatctgaatcttatagattatttcatatggccatagttgctaccactaatgctgaggacaacaacctaatttgattcaacttaacATCATTACTCAATAAAGCCTAGACGAAATAACAaagacagacgtgcgtgccggccaaaagaaacttgagacacatttgcaattattgcgaaaggataaaggacagtttatttcaaaacatatactgtatttgatcagtattatgtgagctttcaattaatacattcactttgcaaaactgaattacagatgggaaataaattcaattttactgtgtatccgaacttattgaacaccgtgtagatGCTTACGAGATCTATCGTCGAGATAAAGACGGCGCTGCCGCTGTGCAGCGGAACCATAGTAGACGGCGCCTCAGCTGCCGGACGCCCTGCCTTCTTCCACTGTTCCGGTGGCGGCTTGACTTTTGGACTCGGCGGACGCGTTTGTACCGTGAATGAAATGCATTGTGATTTAAGCGGTAAAGGTTTCATCGATCCTGGAACTCTAATACTAGTAATCGGTCGTATCCTCTTTTTTCTGTTCGTCACTTTCAGAACCCTCCGGTATGCAATCGACCACAAACTCGGTGTATTGTTCTTGAGCCGACTTATTGGTTTGACCGCTAGGGGGACCGGTTGTGATCACTATGGTCGCTTTTTTCTTCGTAACTCGCCGCTTCCGTTTGATTATGTCGGAGTGGGTGTGGTAGCGATTCAGAGGTGTTATCACGTTTCCAATAGTATACACTCGGGCACGACACTTCTGATTCCACCACTGATTACAGCGCCAAATTTTCTTCGGGGTGGAGTTCTGGGTCATCACCAGTTTCTCAAAAACAAACGGCTGTCCAAGGTAGAGTAGTTGCTCCTTGCCACGCATTGTTCTCGTAAAGATGGCAATGTTTTCAGAATCAGTTGCTAAATTTTGTAGAAATAGATAATAAATGAGAAAGGCATCAGTATTTAGGAAATGGGgctcgttcggtgtagtactagatttgtagtaatgagctgaattttagtatggtgacaaggtcagttctctgtttttgtaatggaatggtacaaatagcgtgggtattatgattccttgcctaatttgatgctgtttgagcaaaactttggataactatgttgtttatgttgcaagaaatggaagaCACAACAACacagttgcccaaagttttgctcaaacagcatcaaattaggcaaggaatcataatacccacgctttttgtaccatttcactgcagaaacgaagaattgaccttctcgccatactaaaattcagctcattactacaaatctagtacttcaccgatatgTCATATTCGAACAATAAATGAAGTACTAGAATTTTTCGACAAGTGAAACAACCGTGGCTAAAAAGTGCAATTCCATTTTAATTGGTCAGGCAATCAACAAGTGGTTCGGATACTCGTTGGAGGATGATTATGGCCATGTTGTCCTAGTTTAATCTCGGTGGTGACGGTGTTCTGAATTAGCCTTGCCCTGCAGCGGCCAACTGAGTTAAGATTACAGACCCAATTAATCGATGTCTTGAAAGAAGCCTCCTTTCGATATGCGAAGCCGTAAAACATCAGATTCTTTCCACCTTTCTGGTTCGGTACGATCTCGTAGGGCTTCTTCAGCCAAATTCCAGTTTTAAGTTGGTCGAACATTgctgaaataaattttaaagaaaaacattaaaaattaatTGAATAAAACAACTATTGACTATTGTAACAAAATGTGCTACAAAATAAAGAACTAGAATAGAAACATTCATGTGCGATGCTTTAATCGCTATTGTATTGTGTATTTTCGAGCGTTTCGATGCAAAGTTTTACCGAAGTCCCTTCGTCGTATTGCAACATAGGTGGGTGATTGTGGCCTTTTTTACTCAGTTTTAACCCTCCGCTATTGTTTGTAATGCATCGAGATGCGCACAAGCCCCCATTCGCGCTTCCATAACCGGCGAACCTATTGTAATTAGGATTTGCACAAACCCAGTTCAACGTATTGGCGAACTGGGTCTTCTTCCGATAAAGGTATCTTCGATAGCACAGGTTGAGGCCGCCCTTTCGATTACAAACCAGTTCGTACTGTTCGTCGTACAGAAATCCTCGAACTCGGTCTGAAATTATACGATGAAAAGAAGTGTATTACAAAACATGTTAAAATTATTCAACCATTCTAGTACTACACAAAAATACATCTTCTAAGATTCGAAGTTTATTGGAATTCCACTTCTTTAACTTTGTAAACCGCATCGTGGTTGTGCTTTCGCTTGCTGAACTTGATCATTTGGTGACCCTGAGTAACACACCGTGCCGGACAACGACTGGCCGAGCTACTGCTTTTATTGCACACCCAATTGACCGTATTATTGTAGCGACGTTCTGTGGTGAAGAGATATCCCTTGTGCCTCAAACTGAACCCGCCACGACGATTCTCGATGAAATCCAGTTCCTCCTTGTACCAAATACCAGCGCACATTCCGGGCAGTACTAGATTAGACGACTCTGAAAAGTGACAAAATTAATAATGAACACAGTGGGAATCCTTTTTGGCGATAAATAGACTAGCACTAATCCTACTTGATAAAAAATAGTACTAGAACTAGACTTGactatttcattcaattttatttattttataacaGTTCATtcatctctctaaaataaaagctctcatttttgagtagcgcccatgccgcacagggactgtgttggaaacacacattttttaaaattgctcatacgctcacatttttgcaaaatatcaatatttttcggtatttgaaggtggtttataaacccagtgaggttgccatgtcgaaattattgcaaaatacatgctcatgtgagcgtacgagcaatttaaaaaaaatgtgtgtctccaacacagtcatgtgcggcatggatgtttactaaaaatgtgcaggccgaacacatttttgagcgaaggCGTTTTTGCGTGATATCCACGGGTCCATGATTGTGCGGATCTTGTTGTTGCCCTCGGTGGATATCCTCGATTTACAGCTCGATTGTGTCGTATTGCTCTTGTTACAAATCCAGTTCATTGTGCGGTTGTGCCGCTTCTTCTGGATGTAGATATAACCTCGGAAATGCAGGTTCATTGTTCCGCGTCGATTGATCACGTAGCACAGCGGAAAGGAGTACCACACCTTCGGAACCGGATTGCGATCGCCCAACGCAGGAGGACAGTACGGAATCGCAGTAACTGAAACGATAAAAGAACTTCCGGTAAAAACACCGCAGATAAGTACTAGTTCAAACGATAAAAAATAAAAGATTTGAAGTACTAGAATGGCTGGCAGAGATTTATTCCTTATCTGGGTTTATCACATAATCAACTTTGCAGTGCGGTTGTCGCATTCGAAAAACGATATCCCCCTGCTCATGAGATTTCACGTTCTCCATCACCGTCCGGCCCCAACTAATCTTCTCCGTTTCCGGCCCGTGCGAGTGATCTTCGATACGAGCAGGTTTCTGACCAGGCTTCACAATCAGTCGACTGCGACACTTGAATTTGGTACATCtataaaaaatatacattttattCAAGGGGCTGCGTTAATGTTAGTACTAGCTCACCGAATACAGCGCCAGT includes:
- the LOC134285800 gene encoding uncharacterized protein LOC134285800, producing MTVMDTLDVPAIEFSRTQRGRTMLIYDGYKYVENRQSNKNVFWRCSKYVKYACRATCVTSKSPSECPIRLAGNAHSHGPEKMLDSDKIEPSDESDIQFRLMQLY
- the LOC134284067 gene encoding uncharacterized protein LOC134284067, whose product is MRGKEQLLYLGQPFVFEKLVMTQNSTPKKIWRCNQWWNQKCRARVYTIGNVITPLNRYHTHSDIIKRKRRVTKKKATIVITTGPPSGQTNKSAQEQYTEFVVDCIPEGSESDEQKKEDTTDY